In one Fusarium falciforme chromosome 5, complete sequence genomic region, the following are encoded:
- a CDS encoding RanBD1 domain-containing protein — MVTFSLPGDGDAADAGRSTPRPRPALPFAKRAYVSTPYKTSRLSGTPQSSRRLLTTRDEVPSSSLSKSSIATARNIFRVSAVADTPPVAPFSPSLPQSTMKKVFAPGATPEPSRTFRESTAQVTPRGMASKATSKELFTMRIEDPDPELSGEALTKKIPKDWNSKGSIYADQFLSHLCPPDFDDEQRRQFFCILDLRRLKYAANEIFSKKDWKLNVINFAKEFEKSRSIILLRYGLYEFQNVKPSKDVLKRWRREHGLPEPEEEDAEPTPTKPTASKKRKADDDLSKDTVSNGISTTNKRRAPEQEETPVEAPIEVPTLASVLGKNKRRVSVSDEAESQPSKMQKGQASMAKSLFEKIANKSSTPVSSPLKPSTKPADEAGSAKPNPFAFNKPTSGGSALARSVFQQNLKPSNAAAGGNIFGYLSDASSAKNSGVDADAESEADSDAEEDSQATGQSDEPSAAASGTETASQVGTGLFAPQAPTSGAVADTSAPGTRESTPGRSLFDRVTKGSDGQPVRVEEKVETEAPEQPAAKPADQTWNPTTTPIKFAPSTTTGQAGSLFGKTTSAPTSSLFAPKTTTTSNIFGAPKQDKPAEKESTPVSEQADKTGGESDKENDQAPKKPLFEVKAPTAQPSFGSSLFTPKPATETPKEAEPTKPASSLFGAKLDDKPSTPSTTNLFGSVSKPAESSGPVMQSSTLFGAKPAEGDKSSTAPKTSLFGGESTTPASSLFGVKPTANATNLFGNASTTPAAKPLFGAPSASSDASTAPKTDAPAADKPAAAPIFSFGAKPNGTSEPAKPLFGTPKSPASSGAPMFGGSPMKQDAPSPAKKAFNGGSTGASAAPIFSFGNASATPAAPIFGGASGTTNGANTSFGAASSTSNSGSGGFSFQSGNSGSSFNNPFTSGNNGGNSGSAPTSTSGGMFNFGSTSAAPSGSSPFQFGSTSGSTAAPTFGANQSSNNNAPSFGSASGSTGAPAFSFSGASPAQNSTPTFGSNQAAPAFGNLQPPAGGSTTGTNTPFSLGGGSSLATTPAGGTPEPSTQAEGAAAAGDEGEKQEQVNLTEGLEKDEDVLHDVRAKVLKFTPAGEKSEEKKSKSQSPWSTQGVGALRLLKHKETSVVRLLLRAEPRGHIALNRAVLPDMSYKADKKYVKITTSNEKGDGLETWMIQVKTADLAKELAAAMEKHKELNKKK; from the exons ATGGTCACCTTTTCACTCCccggcgacggcgacgcCGCTGATGCCGGCAGGAGCACACCTCGTCCGCGTCCTGCTCTGCCTTTCGCAAAGCGCGCCTACGTCTCGACCCCATACAAGACCAGCCGCCTCAGTGGTACTCCCCAATCTTCGCGGAGGCTGTTGACGACTCGCGATGAGGTTCCATCCAGCAGTCTGAGCAAGAGCTCTATTGCCACCGCCCGCAACATCTTCCGGGTCTCTGCCGTCGCCGATACACCCCCGGTGGCGCCCTTCTCCCCCAGCCTACCTCAGAGCACCATGAAGAAGGTGTTTGCCCCTGGCGCTACTCCCGAGCCGAGTCGGACGTTCCGAGAGTCGACCGCACAGGTTACGCCGCGGGGCATGGCGTCAAAGGCCACGTCCAAGGAGCTGTTCACCATGCGCATCGAGGATCCTGATCCGGAGCTCTCTGGTGAGGCCCTCACCAAGAAGATTCCCAAGGATTGGAACTCGAAGGGATCCATCTACGCTGACCAGTTCCTCTCTCACCTCTGCCCTCCAGACTTTGATGACGAGCAGCGACGGCAATTCTTCTGCATCCTCGACCTTCGACGGCTCAAATATGCGGCGAACGAAATCTTTTCCAAGAAGGATTGGAAGTTGAACGTCATCAATTTTGCAAAGGAGTTTGAAAAGAGTCGGAGTATCATTCTGCTGCGGTACGGTCTGTACGAGTTCCAGAACGTCAAGCCATCCAAGGATGTTCTCAAGAGGTGGCGTCGAGAGCATGGTCTCCCTgagcctgaggaggaggatgctgagCCCACTCCTACTAAACCCACGGCCtcgaagaagcgcaaggccgATGATGATCTTTCCAAGGATACCGTCTCGAACGGCATCTCGACCACCAACAAACGACGCGCTCCCGAGCAGGAGGAGACACCTGTGGAGGCACCCATTGAGGTACCTACTCTTGCGTCTGTTCTTGGCAAGAACAAGCGCAGGGTTTCAGTGAgcgacgaggccgagagCCAGCCTTCCAAGATGCAAAAGGGCCAGGCCTCTATGGCCAAGTCGTTGTTTGAGAAGATCGCGAACAAGTCGTCTACGCCCGTCAGTTCCCCTCTGAAGCCCTCCACTAAGCCCGCCGATGAGGCCGGCAGCGCCAAGCCGAACCCGTTCGCTTTCAACAAGCCCACCAGCGGCGGATCTGCACTTGCCCGCAGTGTATTCCAGCAGAATCTCAAGCCAAGCAATGCTGCGGCTGGTGGCAACATTTTTGGTTATCTTTCTGATGCAAGCTCGGCCAAGAACAGTGGTGTCGACGCCGATGCCGAGAGCGAGGCAGACTCAGATGCTGAGGAGGACAGCCAGGCGACAGGACAGAGTGACGAGCCCAGTGCTGCTGCCAGTGGCACTGAAACTGCTTCACAGGTCGGCACTGGTCTTTTCGCCCCGCAGGCTCCTACCAGTGGTGCTGTGGCCGATACCAGTGCCCCTGGAACTCGAGAGAGCACTCCTGGACGAAGCCTGTTCGATCGAGTCACAAAGGGCAGCGACGGTCAGCCTGTGCGCGTAGAGGAAAAGGTTGAAACTGAAGCGCCTGAGCAGCCTGCGGCCAAGCCCGCTGACCAGACCTGGAATCCCACCACCACCCCTATCAAGTTTGCTCCATCCACTACCACCGGCCAGGCTGGCTCTCTCTTCGGCAAGACTACGTCGGCGCCGACAAGCTCCCTGTTCGCTCCCAAGACCACTACCACTTCCAACATCTTTGGTGCCCCCAAGCAGGACAAGCCTGCTGAGAAGGAGTCAACACCAGTCTCTGAACAAGCTGACAAGACGGGAGGTGAATCCGACAAGGAGAATGACCAGGCTCCCAAGAAGCCCTTGTTCGAGGTTAAGGCCCCGACTGCTCAGCCGAGCTTTGGATCATCTCTCTTCACCCCCAAGCCAGCTACTGAGACACCTAAGGAGGCTGAGCCTACCAAGCCTGCTTCCAGCTTGTTTGGAGCGAAGCTCGACGACAAGCCTAGCACTCCTTCCACAACTAACTTGTTTGGTTCTGTTAGCAAGCCCGCGGAATCCAGTGGGCCTGTGATGCAGTCGTCGACGCTCTTTGGTGCCAAGCCTGCCGAAGGTGACAAGTCCTCTACGGCTCCGAAGACTTCGCTCTTTGGCGGCGAGTCAACCACCCCGGCATCATCCCTGTTTGGCGTCAAGCCGACAGCAAATGCCACCAACCTGTTTGGAAATGCATCAACTACACCTGCTGCGAAGCCCCTGTTCGGTGCTCCCAGCGCCAGTAGTGACGCATCGACCGCGCCCAAGACTGATGCTCCTGCTGCTGACAAGCCTGCTGCAGCCCCTATCTTCAGCTTTGGCGCCAAGCCCAATGGCACTTCGGAGCCTGCGAAGCCTCTTTTCGGCACACCCAAGTCGCCGGCTTCGTCTGGAGCGCCCATGTTTGGTGGTAGTCCCATGAAGCAGGACGCCCCGTCaccagccaagaaggccttCAATGGTGGCAGCACTGGAGCGTCCGCCGCTCCCATCTTCAGCTTTGGCAATGCTTCGGCCACGCCTGCTGCTCCCATCTTTGGCGGTGCTTCGGGCACCACCAACGGTGCCAACACAAGCTTCGGCGCTGCCAGCTCAACGAGCAATTCGGGATCCGGAGGCTTTTCTTTCCAGTCTGGAAACTCGGGATCTTCCTTCAACAACCCTTTCACTTCGGGTAACAATGGAGGCAACTCTGGTTCGGCCCCGACCTCGACATCTGGAGGCATGTTCAACTTTGGAAGCACTTCAGCCGCGCCGAGTGGCTCCAGCCCATTCCAGTTTGGAAGTACAAGTGGCAGCACAGCGGCACCGACGTTTGGCGCCAACCagagcagcaacaacaacgcTCCTTCTTTTGGAAGCGCATCAGGATCTACTGGAGCGCCGGCGTTCAGCTTCTCGGGAGCCTCCCCGGCACAGAACTCGACGCCAACCTTTGGTTCCAACCAAGCTGCTCCGGCCTTTGGCAACCTCCAACCGCCAGCTGGTGGATCTACCACCGGGACCA ACACACCGTTCAGTCTTGGGGGAGGCTCTAGCCTGGCCACAACACCAGCTGGCGGGACCCCGGAACCATCCACCCAGGCTGAaggagcggcggcggccggCGACGAGGGCGAAAAGCAAGAGCAGGTGAACCTGACGGAGGGtcttgagaaggatgaggacgTGTTGCACGATGTACGAGCCAAGGTGTTGAAGTTTACGCCGGCTGGTGAGAAGtcagaggagaagaagtccAAGTCTCAGAGCCCGTGGTCAACGCAGGGCGTGGGAGCTCTGCGACTGCTGAAGCACAAGGAGACCAGCGTGGTGCGACTGCTGCTGCGGGCGGAGCCACGAGGACACATTGCGCTGAACCGAGCTGTCCTGCCAGACATGTCGTACAAGGCAGACAAGAAGTATGTCAAGATCACGACATCGAACGAGAAGGGCGACGGGCTTGAGACTTGGATGATCCAGGTCAAGACGGCAGACTTGGCCAAGGAGCTGGCGGCTGCCATGGAAAAGCACAAGGAGTTGAACAAGAAAAAGTAA
- a CDS encoding Tubulin gamma chain, whose translation MPREIITIQAGQCGNSIGSQFWQQLCQEHGISQDGNLEDFATEGGDRKDVFYYQSDDTRYIPRAILIDLEPRVLNGIQTGPYRNIYNPENFYVGKDGMGAANNWGDGYQSGEAVYEDIMEMIDREADGSDSLEGFMMLHSIAGGTGSGLGSFLLEKLNDRFPKKIIQTYSVFPDTTNAGDVVVHPYNSVLSMRRLTQHADSVVVLDNGALSHIAADRLHVQEPSFQQTNQLVATVMSASTTTLRYPGYMHNDLVSILASLIPTPRCHFLMTAYTPFTGDQVEQAKTVRKTTVLDVMRRLLQPKNRMVSTVPGKKSCYISILNVIQGEVDPTDVHKSLLRIRERRLATFIPWGPASIQVALTKRSPYIPMSHRVSGLMLANHTSIATLFKRILRQYDGMRKRNAFMEGYKKTAPFAENLNEFDEARQVVADLIGEYEAAEDADYLNPDAGEKATSAETDRRVG comes from the exons ATGCCCAG GGAAATCATCACAATCCAGGCCGGGCAGTGCGGCAACAGCA TCGGAAGCCAGTTCTGGCAGCAACTTTGTCAGGAACACGGCATCAGCCAAGACGGAAACCTCGAAGATTTTGCGACCGAGGGCGGCGACCGCAAAGATGTCTTCTACTACCAGAGCGACGACACGCGATACATCCCCCGAGCCATCCTGATTGATCTGGAACCGAGG GTCCTCAACGGAATCCAGACGGGGCCTTACAGGAACATCTACAACCCCGAGAACTTTTACGTGGGAAAGGATGGCATGGGTGCGGCCAACAACTGGGGTGACGGTTACCAGAGCGGCGAGGCGGTGTATGAAGACATTATGGAGATGATTGACCGGGAAGCTGATGGCAGTGACTCCCTCGAG GGCTTCATGATGCTTCACTCCATTGCTGGTGGTACTGGCTCCGGTCTCGGCTCGTTCCTCCTTGAGAAACTCAACGACCGCTTCCCCAAGAAGATTATCCAGACCTACTCGGTCTTTCCTGACACGACCAACGCCGGCGATGTCGTCGTTCATCCCTACAACAGTGTTCTCTCCATGAGACGGTTGACGCAGCACGCCGACTCGGTTGTCGTGCTTGACAATGGTGCGCTGTCGCACATTGCTGCTGACAGGCTGCATGTTCAAGAGCCATCTTTCCAGCAGACGAACCAGCTA GTTGCCACTGTCATGTCGGCCAGCACAACGACTCTACGATACCCCGGCTACATGCACAACGATCTCGTCAGCATCCTCGCCTCTCTCATCCCAACTCCCAGATGTCACTTCCTCATGACAGCATACACGCCCTTCACCGGCGACCAGGTCGAGCAAGCCAAGACGGTGCGCAAGACGACGGTACTGGACGTGATGCGACGCCTGCTCCAGCCCAAGAACCGCATGGTGTCAACAGTGCCCGGGAAGAAGAGCTGCTACATCTCGATCCTGAACGTGATCCAAGGCGAGGTTGACCCTACTGATGTCCACAAGAGTCTGCTACGTATCCGGGAGCGACGTCTCGCTACATTCATCCCTTGGGGTCCTGCGAGTATCCAAGTGGCTCTGACGAAGCGGAGTCCTTATATCCCCATGAGCCATCGTGTGAGCGGCCTAATGCTGGCCAATCACACGAGTATTGCAACT CTCTTCAAGAGGATTCTGAGACAGTACGATGGTATGCGGAAGCGCAACGCCTTCATGGAAGGGTACAAGAAGACAGCCCCCTTTGCCGAGAACCTCAACGAGTTTGACGAGGCACGACAAGTAGTTGCAGACCTGATTGGAGAGTACGAGGCCGCCGAAGATGCCGACTACCTCAACCCAGATGCAGGAGAAAAGGCTACGTCGGCCGAGACGGATCGACGAGTAGGCTAG